A window from Micromonospora terminaliae encodes these proteins:
- the def gene encoding peptide deformylase, with protein sequence MTVQPIRLFGDPVLRTPADPVVDFDAELRKLIADLTDTMREQSGAGLAAPQLGVGLRVFTFDVDDVLGHLVNPVLEFPDEEEQDGPEGCLSIPGLYFDTKRRQNVIAKGFNGYGDPLQIVGTGLMARCVQHETDHLDGVLFVDRLDPAGRKEAMKAIRQAEWYDDAAPPTVKLSPHAAGNPFGLGR encoded by the coding sequence GTGACCGTCCAGCCCATCCGTCTGTTCGGCGATCCGGTGCTGCGCACGCCGGCCGACCCGGTGGTCGATTTCGACGCCGAGCTGCGCAAGCTCATCGCCGACCTGACCGACACGATGCGCGAGCAGAGCGGCGCCGGCCTGGCCGCGCCGCAGCTCGGGGTGGGCCTGCGGGTGTTCACCTTCGACGTGGACGACGTCCTCGGGCACCTGGTCAACCCCGTGCTCGAGTTCCCCGACGAGGAGGAGCAGGACGGCCCGGAGGGCTGCCTGTCCATCCCGGGGCTCTACTTCGACACGAAGCGCCGGCAGAACGTCATCGCCAAGGGCTTCAACGGCTACGGCGACCCGCTGCAGATCGTCGGCACCGGCCTCATGGCCCGCTGCGTGCAGCACGAGACCGACCACCTCGACGGGGTGCTCTTCGTCGACCGGCTCGACCCGGCCGGCCGCAAGGAGGCCATGAAGGCGATCCGGCAGGCCGAGTGGTACGACGACGCCGCCCCGCCGACGGTCAAGCTCAGCCCGCACGCCGCCGGCAACCCCTTCGGCCTGGGGCGGTGA
- a CDS encoding RsmB/NOP family class I SAM-dependent RNA methyltransferase — protein sequence MTGPSEPGRFPDEGPRGGRSGDAGRFTGGDRSRDRGRPERGERPARRGDGPPREGRFGADRRGGVRRPARPAVDLPRHVAYQAIAAVHRDDAYANLVLPAMLRDEGLTGRDAAFATELTYGTLRHTGTLDAIITDAAGRDVERIDPPVRDALRLGTYQLLHTRVPAHAAVSSTVDLVRTVGPGATGFANAVLREVAGRDIDGWVAKLAPSEETDPIGHLALAYSHPQWIVRAFAEALGGDLRETARLLIEDNERPPVHLCARPGLADPVALADEVGGAPGAFSPYAVYLSGGAPGELAAVIEGRAHVQDEGSQLVANALAVAPLDGPDGRWLDLCAGPGGKAGLLGALAAERGARLTAVEVAEHRARLVAQATRGLPVTVLNTDGRTVGADPKLPEGHFDRVLVDAPCTGLGSLRRRPESRWRRQPSDLPPLTRLQRELLTAALRAVRPGGLVAYVTCSPHTVETHVTVTEASRRCGFPVDFVDARPLLPAGMPGLGDGPTVQLWPQRHGTDAMFLAVLRRG from the coding sequence GTGACCGGGCCGTCCGAGCCCGGGCGTTTCCCCGACGAGGGTCCGCGCGGCGGCCGCTCCGGCGACGCCGGGCGGTTCACCGGCGGCGACCGGTCCCGGGACCGGGGCCGGCCGGAGCGCGGCGAGCGTCCCGCGCGCCGGGGTGACGGGCCGCCGCGCGAGGGGCGTTTCGGCGCCGACCGGCGCGGCGGCGTCCGGCGGCCGGCCCGGCCGGCCGTGGACCTGCCCCGGCACGTCGCCTACCAGGCGATCGCCGCGGTGCACCGGGACGACGCGTACGCCAACCTCGTGCTGCCGGCGATGCTCCGCGACGAGGGGCTGACCGGCCGGGACGCCGCCTTCGCCACCGAGCTGACGTACGGCACGCTGCGCCACACCGGCACCCTGGACGCGATCATCACCGACGCGGCCGGCCGGGACGTGGAGCGGATCGACCCGCCGGTGCGGGACGCGCTGCGGCTCGGGACCTACCAGCTCCTGCACACCCGGGTGCCGGCGCACGCGGCCGTGTCGTCCACCGTGGACCTGGTCCGCACGGTCGGTCCCGGGGCCACTGGCTTCGCCAACGCGGTGCTGCGCGAGGTGGCCGGCCGGGACATCGACGGCTGGGTGGCGAAGCTCGCCCCGTCCGAGGAGACCGACCCGATCGGCCACCTGGCGCTGGCGTACAGCCATCCGCAGTGGATCGTGCGGGCCTTCGCCGAGGCGCTCGGCGGCGACCTGCGCGAGACCGCCCGCCTGCTCATCGAGGACAACGAGCGCCCGCCGGTACACCTGTGCGCCCGGCCTGGCCTGGCCGACCCGGTGGCGCTGGCCGACGAGGTCGGCGGGGCGCCGGGCGCCTTCTCGCCGTACGCGGTCTACCTGTCCGGCGGCGCGCCGGGCGAGCTGGCGGCGGTGATCGAGGGGCGCGCCCACGTCCAGGACGAGGGCTCCCAGCTCGTGGCGAACGCCCTCGCGGTGGCGCCGCTGGACGGCCCGGACGGCCGCTGGCTCGACCTGTGCGCCGGTCCCGGCGGCAAGGCCGGCCTGCTCGGCGCCCTGGCCGCGGAGCGCGGCGCCCGGCTCACCGCCGTCGAGGTGGCCGAGCACCGGGCCCGGCTGGTCGCCCAGGCCACGCGGGGCCTGCCGGTCACCGTGCTGAACACCGACGGCCGCACGGTCGGGGCCGACCCGAAGCTGCCGGAGGGGCACTTCGACCGGGTGCTGGTCGACGCCCCGTGCACCGGGCTCGGCTCGCTGCGCCGCCGGCCGGAGTCCCGCTGGCGCCGCCAGCCGTCGGACCTGCCGCCGCTGACCCGGTTGCAGCGGGAACTGCTCACGGCGGCGCTGCGCGCGGTCCGGCCGGGCGGCCTGGTCGCGTACGTGACCTGCTCGCCGCACACGGTGGAGACGCACGTGACGGTGACCGAGGCGTCGCGCCGGTGCGGCTTCCCGGTCGACTTCGTCGACGCCCGCCCGCTGCTGCCCGCCGGCATGCCCGGGCTGGGGGACGGGCCCACGGTCCAGCTGTGGCCGCAGCGGCACGGCACGGACGCGATGTTCCTGGCGGTGCTGCGCAGGGGCTGA
- a CDS encoding LysR family transcriptional regulator, which translates to MDPHLLRTFTAVARLRSFSAAAAELGYTQSAVSQQVAALEADLGVRLLQRRPVAPTEAGERLLAYAGPILLRLATARADVARLGTPRPGPLRVGATPLAAPSAAALAAAQPARGLVLRVGPRADLVQQVGSDELDVGLLDGFVTPSDPLPVVEAGLIATAPHDEQPAVVALPRSHPLAGRSGLSLADLAVARWIDAPDVAAPLPQLRAAAGADGFRPAVRYDGTDAAGLLAAVAAGHGLAVLPAGPVRGHPGLVGVDLVTPRLMHRIEAVRPAEPAGDRRVRPAGA; encoded by the coding sequence GTGGACCCGCACCTGCTGCGCACCTTCACCGCCGTGGCGCGGCTGCGCTCGTTCTCGGCTGCGGCGGCGGAACTCGGCTACACCCAGTCGGCGGTCAGCCAGCAGGTCGCCGCGCTCGAAGCCGACCTCGGCGTACGCCTGCTCCAGCGTCGCCCGGTGGCGCCCACCGAGGCGGGGGAGCGGCTGCTGGCGTACGCCGGGCCCATTCTGCTGCGGCTGGCCACCGCCCGGGCCGACGTGGCACGGCTGGGCACCCCCCGTCCCGGACCACTGCGGGTGGGCGCCACGCCGCTGGCCGCACCGTCGGCGGCGGCGCTCGCCGCCGCCCAACCGGCGCGCGGGCTGGTGCTTCGGGTGGGGCCTCGGGCGGACCTGGTCCAGCAGGTCGGCAGCGACGAGCTCGACGTGGGCCTGCTCGACGGCTTCGTCACCCCCAGCGATCCCCTACCGGTCGTCGAGGCGGGGCTGATCGCCACCGCTCCGCACGACGAGCAGCCCGCGGTGGTGGCGCTGCCCCGATCCCACCCGCTCGCCGGCCGATCGGGCCTGTCCCTGGCGGACCTGGCGGTCGCCCGCTGGATCGACGCGCCGGACGTCGCGGCGCCGCTGCCGCAACTGCGGGCCGCCGCCGGCGCCGACGGCTTCCGGCCGGCCGTCCGCTACGACGGGACGGATGCGGCCGGCCTCCTGGCCGCGGTGGCGGCCGGGCACGGCCTCGCGGTGCTGCCGGCCGGGCCGGTTCGCGGCCACCCCGGGCTGGTCGGGGTCGACCTCGTCACACCGCGCCTGATGCACCGCATCGAGGCGGTCCGGCCCGCGGAGCCGGCGGGGGATCGCCGGGTCCGGCCGGCGGGAGCATGA
- a CDS encoding cytochrome P450, giving the protein MEASDAWGGRIVDPADALALLLSPQGRVNPYPTYERLRDHGAVVPAGPAFHLVTGYAEADAILRDARFGVMDDDLRDQILPGWRESPAVASISRSMLRTNPPDHSRMRRLAAGAFTPRRIAALRDVVEAQADELIDRMLARARAGEPVDFMAEFAYPLPVAVICALLGVPAADRPLFRRWATDLTGVLEPEISPDELALADRGATELRDYFTELVAARRRAPADDLTTALVQAHDTDGDRLSGDELLSNLVVLLVAGFETTTNLLGNGLVVLLDHPAAAATLRDQPEFAPGYVEELLRYDSPVQLTSRMSTEPTRYGGVDLPAGSWLIVLLGAANRDPGRYPEPARFDPWRPQVHPLSFGAGPHYCLGAGLARLEAQVAFPLLLRRLPGLALAGPGERRIRLTLRGYATLPVTVGDGAARVTDRGTPAGATGPTP; this is encoded by the coding sequence ATGGAGGCCTCCGACGCCTGGGGAGGCCGAATCGTGGACCCTGCCGACGCCCTCGCCCTGCTGCTGTCGCCCCAGGGGCGGGTGAACCCCTACCCGACGTACGAGCGGTTGCGCGACCACGGCGCGGTGGTCCCGGCGGGGCCGGCGTTCCACCTGGTCACCGGCTATGCGGAGGCCGACGCGATCCTGCGGGACGCCCGGTTCGGAGTGATGGACGACGACCTGCGCGACCAGATCCTCCCCGGCTGGCGGGAGAGCCCGGCGGTCGCCTCGATCTCCCGCTCGATGCTGCGCACCAACCCGCCCGACCACAGCCGGATGCGCCGGCTCGCCGCCGGCGCGTTCACCCCGCGCCGGATCGCCGCCCTGCGCGACGTCGTGGAGGCGCAGGCCGACGAGCTGATCGACCGGATGCTGGCCCGCGCCCGGGCGGGGGAGCCGGTCGACTTCATGGCCGAGTTCGCGTACCCCCTTCCGGTGGCGGTGATCTGCGCGCTGCTCGGCGTGCCGGCGGCGGACCGGCCGCTGTTCCGGCGCTGGGCCACCGACCTCACCGGCGTCCTGGAGCCGGAGATCAGCCCCGACGAGCTGGCGCTGGCCGACCGGGGCGCCACCGAGCTGCGCGACTACTTCACCGAGCTGGTCGCGGCCCGGCGGCGCGCCCCGGCCGACGACCTCACGACCGCGCTCGTGCAGGCCCACGACACCGACGGCGACCGGCTCTCCGGGGACGAGCTGCTGTCGAACCTCGTCGTCCTGCTGGTGGCCGGCTTCGAGACCACCACGAACCTGCTCGGCAACGGCCTCGTGGTGCTGCTCGACCACCCGGCCGCGGCGGCGACCCTGCGCGACCAACCCGAGTTCGCCCCCGGCTACGTCGAGGAGCTGCTGCGCTACGACTCACCGGTGCAGCTCACGTCCCGGATGAGCACCGAGCCGACCCGCTACGGCGGGGTGGACCTGCCCGCCGGGAGCTGGCTCATCGTGCTGCTGGGGGCCGCCAACCGGGACCCCGGCCGCTACCCGGAGCCGGCGCGGTTCGACCCCTGGCGTCCCCAGGTGCACCCGCTGTCCTTCGGCGCCGGCCCGCACTACTGCCTCGGCGCGGGCCTGGCCCGGCTGGAGGCGCAGGTGGCGTTCCCGCTGCTGCTGCGCCGGCTGCCCGGCCTCGCCCTGGCCGGGCCGGGCGAGCGGCGGATCCGGCTCACCCTGCGCGGCTACGCGACCCTGCCGGTCACCGTCGGTGACGGGGCGGCGCGGGTCACCGATCGCGGTACGCCGGCCGGGGCGACCGGACCGACTCCGTAG
- a CDS encoding CTP synthase C-terminal region-related (seleno)protein, whose translation MIVPRLALVADHSPAVRAHVRVPALLAALRERHGTDVDAYWIPTPEVPTSRLDEFDAIWLLPGSPYRSEEGALHAAGRARSAGIPFLATCGGFQHALLEYARAVCGLTGVAHAENTPAADELLIEPLACALRGHEGRVRFTAGSLAQRVAGVERSIERYQCGYGLNHRYLDTLVAHGLRFTGHDDDGEVRVAELPGHPFFLATLFQPELTGDGDEPHPMIRAFAAAAAQRAAERVATA comes from the coding sequence ATGATCGTTCCCCGACTTGCCCTGGTCGCCGACCACTCCCCCGCCGTCCGCGCCCACGTCCGGGTGCCGGCCCTGCTGGCCGCGCTGCGCGAGCGGCACGGCACCGACGTCGACGCGTACTGGATTCCCACGCCCGAGGTGCCGACGAGCAGGCTGGACGAGTTCGACGCCATCTGGCTGTTGCCGGGCAGCCCGTACCGCAGTGAGGAGGGCGCGCTGCACGCGGCGGGCCGCGCCCGGTCCGCCGGCATTCCGTTCCTGGCCACCTGCGGCGGGTTCCAGCACGCCCTGCTGGAGTACGCCCGGGCGGTCTGCGGCCTGACCGGGGTCGCCCACGCCGAGAACACGCCGGCGGCGGACGAGCTGCTGATCGAACCGCTCGCCTGCGCGCTGCGCGGTCATGAGGGGCGGGTCCGGTTCACCGCGGGCTCCCTGGCCCAGCGGGTCGCCGGCGTCGAGCGCAGCATCGAGCGGTACCAGTGCGGCTACGGCCTCAACCACCGCTACCTGGACACCCTGGTCGCGCACGGCCTGCGGTTCACCGGACACGACGACGACGGCGAGGTCCGGGTGGCTGAGCTGCCCGGGCACCCGTTCTTCCTGGCCACCCTCTTCCAGCCGGAGCTGACCGGCGACGGCGATGAACCGCACCCGATGATCCGCGCGTTCGCGGCGGCGGCGGCGCAGCGGGCGGCCGAGCGGGTGGCAACGGCCTGA
- a CDS encoding primosomal protein N', which produces MDVPLPHLDRPFDYLVPDTLDADARPGVRVKVRFAGQLVDGWLLERVAESAHPKLAYLEKVVSPVPVLAPEVAELARAVADRYAGSLADVLRLAVPPRHARVEKDVTATEPAATPDEPASDPTPVDPRGWRDYPAGPALLRALTAGRGPRAVWSALPGEDWADRYADAVAATVAGGRGAVVVVADARDLDRLDAALTAVLGPARHACLSAAAGPARRYRAFLAARRGDVPVVIGTRAAMFAPVERLGLVAIWDDGDDLHAEPRAPYPHAREVLLTRAQLTGAGALVGGHARTAEAQLLVETGWAREVVADRATVRARMPAIAPTGDDPHLARDPGAASARLPSLAWTTARDALRADLPVLVQVPRRGYLPSVACADCRAPARCPHCAGPLGLPSAEGAPACRWCGRVAAAYACPECGGRRLRASVTGARRTAEELGRAFPGVPVRTSGREEVLATVPAGAGLVIATPGAEPVVEGGYGAVLLLDSWALLTRADLRAGEEALRRWLAAAALARPGSAGGRVVVVADGALAPVQALLRWDSAWFAGRELAERRELGFPPAVRMASVTGVADAVADLLAGARLPDDAEVLGPVPADEGRERMLVRVPRARAAALAGALHAAAGQRSARKAADPVRLQIDPLSLF; this is translated from the coding sequence GTGGACGTGCCCCTGCCGCACCTCGACCGCCCCTTCGACTACCTGGTCCCCGACACCCTGGACGCCGACGCCCGGCCCGGGGTGCGGGTGAAGGTCCGCTTCGCCGGTCAGCTCGTCGACGGCTGGCTGCTGGAGCGCGTGGCGGAGTCCGCGCACCCGAAGCTGGCGTACCTGGAGAAGGTCGTCTCCCCGGTGCCGGTGCTGGCGCCGGAGGTGGCGGAGCTGGCCCGCGCGGTGGCCGACCGCTACGCCGGCAGCCTCGCCGACGTGCTCCGGCTCGCCGTCCCGCCCCGGCACGCCCGGGTCGAGAAGGACGTCACCGCAACCGAACCGGCCGCCACCCCCGACGAGCCCGCGAGCGATCCCACACCGGTCGACCCGCGCGGCTGGCGCGACTACCCGGCGGGGCCGGCGCTGCTGCGCGCGCTCACCGCCGGCCGGGGACCCCGGGCCGTCTGGTCCGCGCTGCCCGGCGAGGACTGGGCCGACCGGTACGCCGACGCCGTGGCCGCCACCGTGGCCGGCGGCCGGGGCGCCGTGGTCGTGGTGGCCGACGCCCGGGACCTGGACCGGCTGGACGCCGCCCTGACCGCCGTCCTCGGGCCCGCCCGGCACGCCTGCCTGTCCGCCGCGGCCGGACCGGCCCGCCGCTACCGGGCGTTCCTCGCCGCCCGCCGGGGCGACGTGCCCGTGGTGATCGGCACCCGGGCGGCCATGTTCGCCCCGGTCGAGCGGCTCGGCCTCGTGGCGATCTGGGACGACGGCGACGACCTGCACGCCGAGCCCCGGGCGCCCTACCCGCACGCCCGGGAGGTGCTGCTCACCCGCGCCCAGCTCACCGGGGCCGGGGCCCTCGTCGGGGGCCACGCCCGCACCGCCGAGGCCCAGCTGCTCGTGGAGACCGGCTGGGCCCGCGAGGTGGTCGCCGACCGGGCGACCGTGCGGGCGCGGATGCCGGCCATCGCGCCGACCGGCGACGACCCGCACCTGGCCCGGGACCCCGGTGCCGCCTCCGCCCGGCTGCCCAGCCTGGCCTGGACCACCGCCCGGGACGCGCTCCGCGCCGACCTGCCGGTGCTCGTGCAGGTGCCCCGCCGCGGCTACCTGCCCTCGGTGGCGTGCGCCGACTGCCGGGCCCCGGCCCGCTGCCCGCACTGCGCCGGTCCGCTGGGCCTGCCCTCGGCCGAGGGGGCGCCCGCCTGCCGCTGGTGCGGCCGGGTCGCCGCCGCGTACGCCTGCCCGGAGTGCGGCGGGCGGCGGCTGCGCGCCTCGGTCACCGGCGCCCGGCGGACGGCCGAGGAGCTGGGCCGCGCCTTTCCCGGTGTGCCGGTGCGCACCTCGGGGCGGGAGGAGGTGCTGGCGACCGTGCCGGCCGGCGCCGGCCTGGTGATCGCCACCCCCGGCGCGGAACCGGTCGTGGAGGGCGGCTACGGGGCGGTGCTGCTGCTCGACTCGTGGGCGTTGCTCACCCGGGCCGACCTGCGGGCCGGTGAGGAGGCGCTGCGCCGCTGGCTGGCCGCCGCCGCGCTGGCCCGGCCGGGGTCGGCCGGCGGCCGGGTCGTGGTGGTCGCCGACGGCGCCCTCGCGCCCGTGCAGGCGCTGCTGCGCTGGGACTCCGCCTGGTTCGCCGGTCGGGAGCTTGCCGAGCGCCGCGAGCTGGGCTTCCCGCCGGCGGTGCGGATGGCCAGCGTCACGGGCGTGGCCGACGCGGTGGCGGACCTGCTGGCCGGCGCCCGGCTGCCGGACGACGCCGAGGTGCTCGGCCCGGTGCCGGCCGACGAGGGCCGGGAGCGGATGCTGGTCCGGGTGCCCCGGGCCCGGGCCGCCGCCCTGGCCGGTGCGCTGCACGCGGCCGCCGGGCAGCGCAGCGCCCGCAAGGCGGCCGACCCGGTCCGGCTCCAGATCGACCCGCTCAGCCTGTTCTGA
- a CDS encoding AAA family ATPase, whose translation MTVRQSIVFNGDLGSGKSTVSVEIAKRLGLRRVSVGDLYRQMAQERQMTALQLNLHAELDQAVDGFVDQLQRDIAASGESLVMDSRLAWHFFTDALKVHMITEPTEAARRVLARPSGPAESYASLEEAKAKLRERSESERGRFIVRYGVDKARLRNYDLVCDTTRATPEQVIQHVIDVYEGRLGADVLRDGQPLLLLDPARVYPTEDIATLRGLWDSEFVGEVAGSGDEALEPLTIGYTGEYFFVVDGHRRLSAALQSGFPLVPARLVAEVDEPVVGGLSAVDFFAAQARPSLIHDWEAAHGLALPLPEHALLGGDAVLAGEPGTGA comes from the coding sequence GTGACCGTTCGTCAGTCGATCGTCTTCAACGGTGACCTCGGCAGCGGCAAGAGCACCGTTTCCGTCGAGATCGCCAAGCGGCTGGGGCTGCGCCGGGTCAGCGTCGGCGACCTCTACCGCCAGATGGCGCAGGAGCGGCAGATGACCGCCCTCCAGCTCAACCTGCACGCCGAGCTGGACCAGGCCGTGGACGGCTTCGTCGACCAGCTCCAGCGGGACATCGCCGCCTCGGGCGAGAGCCTGGTCATGGACTCCCGGCTCGCCTGGCACTTCTTCACCGACGCGCTCAAGGTGCACATGATCACCGAGCCGACCGAGGCGGCCCGGCGGGTGCTGGCCCGCCCCTCCGGCCCGGCGGAGAGCTACGCCTCGCTGGAGGAGGCGAAGGCCAAGCTCCGCGAGCGCAGCGAGAGCGAGCGTGGCCGGTTCATCGTCCGATACGGCGTCGACAAGGCCCGGCTGCGCAACTACGACCTGGTCTGCGACACCACCCGGGCCACCCCCGAGCAGGTGATCCAGCACGTCATCGACGTCTACGAGGGTCGGCTCGGCGCCGACGTGCTGCGCGACGGCCAGCCGCTGCTGCTGCTCGACCCGGCCCGGGTCTACCCGACCGAGGACATCGCCACCCTGCGCGGGCTGTGGGACTCGGAGTTCGTCGGCGAGGTGGCCGGGTCCGGTGACGAGGCCCTGGAGCCGCTGACCATCGGTTACACCGGCGAGTACTTCTTCGTGGTCGACGGTCACCGCCGGCTCAGCGCCGCCCTCCAGAGCGGCTTCCCGCTGGTCCCCGCCCGGCTGGTCGCCGAGGTCGACGAACCCGTGGTCGGCGGGCTGAGCGCGGTGGACTTCTTCGCCGCCCAGGCCCGGCCCAGCCTGATCCACGACTGGGAGGCCGCGCACGGCCTCGCGCTGCCGCTGCCCGAGCACGCCCTGCTGGGCGGGGACGCGGTGCTGGCCGGGGAGCCGGGCACCGGCGCCTGA
- the metK gene encoding methionine adenosyltransferase, with protein sequence MLRSAVTRLFTSESVTEGHPDKIADQISDGILDALLAQDPHSRVAVETLITTGQVHVAGEVTTKAYADIPTIVRDTILSIGYDSSKKGFDGASCGVSVSIGAQSPDIAQGVDNAFELRTGSSESALDAQGAGDQGMMFGFACSETPELMPLPIALAHRLARRLAQVRKDGTIPYLRPDGKTQVTIEYDGLRPVRLDTVVVSSQHAADISLESLLTPDVRDHVITPELEGLGLDTEGYRLLVNPTGRFEIGGPMGDAGLTGRKIIVDTYGGYARHGGGAFSGKDPSKVDRSAAYAMRWVAKNVVAAGLAERCEAQVAYAIGKAHPVSLFIETFGTETVPVASIEKAVAEVFDLRPAAIIRDLNLLRPIYQQTAAYGHFGRELPDLTWESTDRAADLKSAAGA encoded by the coding sequence ATGCTTAGGAGTGCCGTGACACGTCTCTTCACGTCCGAATCGGTCACGGAAGGCCACCCGGACAAGATCGCCGACCAGATCAGTGACGGCATTCTCGACGCGCTGCTCGCCCAGGACCCGCACAGCCGTGTCGCGGTCGAGACCCTGATCACCACGGGCCAGGTGCACGTCGCCGGCGAGGTGACCACCAAGGCGTACGCCGACATCCCGACCATCGTGCGGGACACCATCCTGTCGATCGGCTACGACTCGTCGAAGAAGGGCTTCGACGGCGCCTCCTGCGGCGTGAGCGTCTCCATCGGCGCCCAGTCGCCCGACATCGCGCAGGGCGTGGACAACGCGTTCGAGCTGCGTACCGGCTCGTCGGAGAGCGCGCTCGACGCGCAGGGCGCCGGCGACCAGGGCATGATGTTCGGCTTCGCCTGCTCCGAGACGCCCGAGCTCATGCCGCTGCCGATCGCGCTGGCCCACCGGCTCGCCCGCCGGCTCGCCCAGGTCCGCAAGGACGGCACGATCCCCTACCTGCGGCCCGACGGCAAGACCCAGGTGACCATCGAGTACGACGGGCTGCGCCCCGTCCGGCTCGACACCGTGGTGGTCTCCAGCCAGCACGCGGCGGACATCTCGCTCGAGTCGCTGCTCACCCCGGACGTCCGCGACCACGTCATCACCCCCGAGCTGGAGGGCCTCGGCCTGGACACCGAGGGCTACCGGCTGCTGGTCAACCCGACCGGGCGCTTCGAGATCGGCGGCCCGATGGGCGACGCCGGCCTCACCGGCCGGAAGATCATCGTCGACACCTACGGCGGCTACGCCCGGCACGGTGGCGGCGCGTTCTCCGGCAAGGACCCGTCCAAGGTGGACCGCTCCGCCGCGTACGCCATGCGCTGGGTGGCCAAGAACGTGGTCGCCGCCGGCCTGGCCGAGCGGTGCGAGGCGCAGGTCGCGTACGCGATCGGCAAGGCCCACCCGGTGAGCCTGTTCATCGAGACCTTCGGCACCGAGACCGTGCCGGTCGCCTCGATCGAGAAGGCCGTCGCCGAGGTCTTCGACCTGCGCCCGGCCGCGATCATCCGGGACCTGAACCTGCTCCGCCCGATCTACCAGCAGACCGCCGCCTACGGCCACTTCGGCCGTGAGCTGCCGGACCTCACCTGGGAGAGCACCGACCGGGCCGCCGACCTCAAGTCGGCCGCGGGAGCCTGA
- the fmt gene encoding methionyl-tRNA formyltransferase, whose product MRLVFAGTPAVAVPALDAIAASGHELLAVVTRPDAPAGRGRGLVRSPVGAWADAHGVEVLTPARPREPEFLDRLRELAPDCVPVVAYGALVPPAALEIPRLGWINLHFSLLPAWRGAAPVQHAVLHGDELTGASVFQLEEGLDTGPVYGTVTAEVRPADTSGDLLERLAHSGAGLLVAVLDALEAGTARAEPQPADGVSLAPKLTVEDARVRWADPAFAVDRRIRACTPAPGPWTTFRGDRVKLGPVTPVANGPELKPGELLVEKARVLAGTGTVPVQLGEVRAAGKKAMSAGDWARGARVAAGEVLA is encoded by the coding sequence ATGCGCCTGGTCTTCGCCGGCACGCCGGCCGTCGCCGTGCCCGCGCTGGACGCCATCGCGGCCTCCGGTCACGAGCTGCTCGCCGTGGTCACCCGCCCCGACGCCCCCGCCGGCCGCGGGCGGGGCCTGGTCCGCTCCCCGGTCGGCGCCTGGGCCGACGCGCACGGCGTCGAGGTGCTCACCCCGGCGCGGCCGCGGGAGCCCGAGTTCCTCGACCGGCTCCGCGAGCTGGCCCCGGACTGCGTGCCGGTGGTCGCCTACGGCGCGCTGGTGCCGCCGGCGGCGTTGGAGATCCCCCGGCTCGGCTGGATCAACCTGCACTTCTCGCTGCTGCCCGCCTGGCGCGGCGCGGCGCCCGTGCAGCACGCCGTGCTGCACGGCGACGAGCTGACCGGTGCCAGCGTCTTCCAGCTGGAGGAGGGCCTGGACACCGGCCCGGTCTACGGCACCGTCACCGCCGAGGTGCGGCCCGCCGACACCTCCGGGGACCTGCTGGAGCGGCTCGCCCACTCCGGCGCCGGGCTGCTCGTGGCCGTGCTCGACGCGCTGGAGGCCGGCACCGCCCGGGCCGAGCCGCAGCCGGCCGACGGGGTCTCCCTCGCGCCGAAGCTCACCGTCGAGGACGCCCGGGTCCGCTGGGCCGACCCGGCCTTCGCCGTGGACCGCCGGATCCGCGCCTGCACGCCGGCCCCGGGCCCGTGGACCACCTTCCGCGGCGACCGGGTCAAGCTCGGCCCGGTCACCCCGGTGGCCAACGGCCCGGAGCTGAAGCCTGGCGAGCTGCTCGTGGAGAAGGCCCGCGTGCTGGCCGGCACGGGCACCGTGCCGGTGCAGCTCGGCGAAGTGCGCGCGGCCGGCAAGAAGGCCATGTCGGCCGGCGACTGGGCGCGCGGCGCCCGGGTCGCCGCCGGTGAGGTGCTCGCGTGA